From Ficedula albicollis isolate OC2 chromosome 5, FicAlb1.5, whole genome shotgun sequence, one genomic window encodes:
- the DUSP8 gene encoding dual specificity protein phosphatase 8 has product MAGDRLPRKVMDPKKLASLLRNGAEGTLVIDSRSFVEYNSWHVLSSVNICCSKLVKRRLQQDKVSITELIQPASKMKVEAEDHQDVVVYDQSTRDVTGLAADSFLSILLGKLDSCFHSVSILTGGFATFSSCFPGLCEGKPAAILPMSISQPCLPVANVGPTRILPHLYLGSQKDVLNKDLMTQNGISYVLNASNSCPKPDFICDSHFMRIPVNDNYCEKLLPWLDKSIEFIDKAKVSSCQVIVHCLAGISRSATIAIAYIMKTMGMSSDDAYRFVKDRRPSISPNFNFLGQLLEYERSLKLLKALKSKGDWGEGDAQQDAAEVAESSRHPLTPTSEKAEDVPRSAGSASPTGDPERQGGTPKVLSPTSLQQGLNGLHLSSERIQDTNRLKRSFSLDIKSAYSPGLRQDPPGPAGPGEAPKLCKLDSPSGSGSLSPFSPGADSPERPAGPELLLEAKARQRRKHRHAAGSPAHGLGQLPSIQRMISCPDMKLCKHMEGHK; this is encoded by the exons atggctggggacaggctccCACGCAAGGTGATGGACCCCAAGAAGCTGGCCAGCCTCCTGAGGAACGGGGCAGAGGGCACCCTGGTCATCGACAGCCGCTCCTTCGTGGAGTACAACTCCTGGCACGTCCTCAGCTCCGTCAACATCTGCTGCTCCAAGCTTGTCAAGAGAAGGCTCCAGCAGGACAAGGTCTCCATCACGGAGCTCATCCAGCCCGCCTCCAAGATGAAG GTGGAGGCGGAGGACCACCAGGACGTGGTGGTTTATGACCAGAGCACGCGGGACGTGACCGGCTTGGCTGCTGACAgcttcctctccatcctcctggGCAAGCTGGACAGCTGTTTCCACAGCGTCTCCATCCTCACAG GAGGCTTTGCCACCTTCTCATCCTgcttcccagggctctgtgaGGGGAAGCCAGCTGCCATCCTGCCGATGAGCATCTCCCAGCCGTGCTTGCCTGTGGCCAACGTTGGCCCCACCCGCATCCTGCCACATCTCTACCTGGGCTCCCAGAAGGATGTCCTGAACAAG GACCTGATGACACAGAACGGGATAAGCTATGTCCTAAATGCCAGCAACTCCTGTCCCAAGCCAGACTTCATCTGTGATAGTCACTTCATGCGCATTCCTGTCAATGACAACTACTGTGAGAAGCTGCTTCCCTGGCTGGACAAGTCCATTGAATTCATTG ACAAAGCTAAGGTGTCCAGCTGCCAGGTGATTGTGCACTGCTTGGCTGGGATCTCCCGGTCAGCCACCATTGCCATCGCCTACATCATGAAGACCATGGGTATGTCATCAGATGATGCTTACAG GTTTGTTAAGGACCGTCGCCCATCCATCTCGCCCAACTTCAACTTCCTGGGCCAGCTCCTGGAGTACGAGAGGAGCCTGAAGCTCCTCAAGGCCCTGAAGTCCAAGGGCGACTGGGGCGAGGGGGACGCCCAGCAGGACGCAGCGGAGGTGGCCGAGAGCAGCCGGCATCCCCTAACACCTACCTCAGAGAAGGCCGAGGACGTGCCGAGGAGCGCCGGCTCGGCGTCCCCCACCGGTGACCCCGAGCGGCAGGGCGGGACCCCCAAGGTCCTGTCCCccaccagcctgcagcaggggctcAACGGCCTGCACCTCTCCTCCGAGCGCATCCAGGACACCAACCGCCTGAAACGCTCCTTCTCCCTGGACATCAAGTCCGCCTACTCGCCCGGCCTGCGGCAGGACCCCCCCGGGCCCGCCGGCC CTGGGGAAGCCCCCAAACTCTGCAAGCTGGACAGCCCCTCGGGCTCGGGCAGCCTCAGCCCCTTCTCCCCGGGGGCGGACAGCCCTGAGCGGCCCGCGGGGcccgagctgctgctggaggccaAGGCGAGGCAGCGGCGGAAGCACCGGCACGCGGCGGGCTCGCCGGCCCACGGGctcg GCCAGCTCCCCTCCATCCAGCGGATGATAAGCTGTCCAGACATGAAGCTCTGCAAGCACATGGAGGGGCACAAGTGA